The stretch of DNA ACTTTAACCTACCAGTTTTAACTGCTTTCGattacttttagctaactatttcAAGGATTTCTTCACTTCCTTTAGctaacattttttttgcaatagTTGAGCTGCTCTGAAAGCTTTCCACATATTGCCTGGAAGCTGCAAAAGTACCTCTGGCTGGGAATCACTGCACTAGAAGGCCTATCAACTGTTGCTAAATCCCTGTTTTCCTACCCAGGACCGCTCTGTTAGGAAAAGTTCTCCGCATTGATGTAGATGGAAGTGACTCCAGTGGGAAGCAGTACAGGATCCCCCCTGATAACCCATTCCTTGGCAACCCAGATGCCCGGCCAGAGGTGTTTGCATACGGAGTCAGAAATATGTGGCGATGCTCCGTGGACCGCGGGGACAAGGTCAGCCGCTACGGCAGGGGCAGGATATTCTGTGGAGATGTGGGTCAAAACCGCTATGAGGAAATTGACATTATTGTGAAGGGGGGAAACTATGGATGGAGAGCCAAAGAGGGCTTTGAGTGCTATGATGTGAAACTGTGCTACAACGCCTCCTTGAGTGAGTATTTTCTGTTCATGTGAAACTTCtctgatgataaaaatgaaaagcttttttctgATGCTCTCACCACTTGTTATCTCCACCATAATGGACCGTTTTCAGTCTAATTTTGATGCTTCAAATTTTAGTTAAATTCAGTGCATCTTTCTCTGCCACCACAGATGACATCCTCCCTATATTTGCATACAGCCATCATGTTGGGAAGTCTGTGACAGGGGGATATGTGTACAGAGGATGTGAATCACCCAATCTGAACGGCCTGTACATTTTTGGAGACTTTATGAGTGGGTAAGATTGTGTTGATCTGAGCCAAATACTTTACTCCAACTGTTGGGCGAAAAAAGATCTTTCTGTCTGCAAATTTGTCCTGAATCTTTTCAGGAGTGAAGGAAAGAGGCTCAGTTTTTCAGCTCGTTTGATGTTACCTATGCACGTTTTAATAGATTCAAGAGCAGATAAAAGATACAACATAATTTGCTTATAATGTAAccatatataaatattttgcTTGGGCACATGTCCCAACTTATTAACTGTAATTCATACTTTTAGACTCAAGGCTTGATGtggtgttttatatttatactcaGGCCTTGACTTGAATGATTTAGGGCTCAAGCAAAGCTACATCTACGTCTAGTCTTTTACTTTTAGCCACAGTTTggcaaaaaaacatttgaatttctTAATAATCAGGATCATCCTAACaacatgttttgtcttgtttgtttaatcaggACAAAATCcaaagtgtgaaaacaaaaattctCTGCTTATGTGGCTtgagcagtgacttcctgcaGTCTCCACCAAGCAATAGTCTGGGTTTGTCCATattagaaaacaaatgagatatagctgtttgctgctggctgtagctccaGATTTAGCATAAAGGGATGAGAGTAaaatcagtcttctcatctagATTAAGTTCATTATTTGCACAAAAATTCAAGTGAAGCAGTCATTCGCAATGAAAATTGTAAATCTCAGGGTCCTTCCAACAATCCTCAAACAATACGTCTAAAGAAGAGAAACAtgcaagtaaaagtaaagaatctaagacaaaaagcagaagttaaatacaaaaataaaatatatataagtcAGAACTGTTGAGGACTGTTGAGGGCAGGATATagactgtaaaaagaaaatgtcccttaatgttgaactattcctttaatatttgAAGCAATGTAGTTTCTTCTTCTACCAGAAATGATTGGCTTCTTAGTCTTGGTCGTACATCATCCTCAGTAGAGTAAAGTGTTAATTCCTGCCTTAAACATAACAACAAGCCGCCGTTGTTTGGTTGTAACGATAGAAGTGATTCCTTGCAGTCGAATCATGGCGTTAGAAGAAGATAAAGCAACTGGACGCTGGAAGGAGAGGAGCGTGTGCATGGGTGACACTAAGACGTGCTCTTTTCCTGGACTCATCAATCATCACCACAAGTTCATCATCTCGTTTGCTGAAGATGAAGCAGGTAACATTCaaccccacctctctctctgtgtctatgCACCAATTTAACGTTCCTCATGGGCTGTTCATGCCGTTTTCTTAGGGGAACTATATTTTTTGGCCACTACGTATCCCAGCGCCATGTCTCCTTTTGGAACGGTTTTCAAATTCATGGACCCGTCCAGGTGGAGTATCAGTCACAGCTTACATTTACATCTAACTATTAGAATTACAGTGAAAACATCAAGTCAATAAATGTGGATAAGATGAATGAGTCATTTTGtagatgctgctgctgcgtaTCTCAAGTGTCCGTCAAGCATTTTAAGGCCTTTTTGTTCTTACAATTATATTTTCAAGGATTCTCGTGGCAGAAAAGGCAACATGAGACTAACTGAGGTCCAAAGACTCTCATGAACATTAAGTTGTTGTGAGAGAAATGTAGTTTTGACAACCATAATTTATGCCCTTTTAACCATAAATTTGTATCATGTTTGTCCTAAAACTAATGAAGAGTCCTTTATTGACATAAAATTACCTCATTTAACTTTTACAAATCTACTTCCCCTTTAAAACGTTTCTTTTTGTGAGAGCTTTCGGTaatgtttgatatatttatgtttttattgttcttatttatcttatctttattcttttaattgtttttatgtgcttttatcCTCATTCTTAACTGTCTTGcctggttttactttgttttataaATCACTTTGTAACATTGTtaagaaaagtgctatataaatgaagttcttcttcttcttcttcttcttcttattattattattattattaacttttGCAGGAGAGCTCCTCCTGGCAAATGTAAGCAGAAGCAGCTTCCTGTCAAAGTGAGAGGGAAAAAGCTTCCTTTTGTGCCCAGGGAATGTAAGTCACCTCAGTTTGCCTTTACATTCTTATTTTACATCTTACTATACTGTAATTTAATGTCTAATTTTTAAGATGTTTGTATATCAGACTTGCTGATGAAGCCATTTGGaagggatttcttttttttttattgattgagTTTGTCTGAAAACGTGGAGCCTCTGAAATTGTACCTTATACTGAAATATGTGCAcgttgcttttcatttttttgagtaaaaaatgattttgtttcaGTCAGAGTCAACTAAATATGAACAACATGTTTTCAAGTCAATTAAACTGATGTTAGAGGTTAGTGTAAGAAGAAATCTGTTCTGTCAAGCCAACAAATTGTCTACAAACAATGTTTATGCTTCAGTATGCTTGTCCTCAACAGACCCTGCTCATATATGTGACACACTGAGGTCatatataaaactataaaaagcTGTCTCTAATTTTACATCAAACATACTCAGAAAAGAAAGAGGCATAAGAGGGAAGTATTTCAAACATTTAGGACTGTTTTCTGAGCCAAATATTCAGCCCAGCTGTGTAAAATGCAACATATTTAGCTGTGTTGAACAAGTAAACTGACAACGGAGGCTCACTGACTGTCTGTGCCATTTCAGTGACTGTGctgaacacaaatgaaaaaccTACGAGACCACCACCAAGAAAATTCAAACTCACCACCAAACCACCAGTGACGAGCAGCTGGGTCAAAGCTACAAGACCTGCGGCCACCGTGGCGGTGACGGCAGCAAACGCTGTGCAGCTGGAGTGGAAattaaatgacagaaagaaCAAAGCGAGGAAGAAAGATAAGTTGAAACcatggaagaaaaacaaagtggcAAGCAAGCTGTTCGCTGACACAGGAATGAAGAAGAAAGCTTTAAGACGGaaatctgaagaaaaaaaggCCACTGTGATAAAACCTGAAAGTGACAAAGTCaaatcaaagaagaagaaaaacccCAAGAGCCcgaaagacaaaaacagtataAAACTGATACAATCTGCAAAAGAATTTCATGTTGTCATGAATAAAACGAAGACAAACgttaatgtgaaaacaaacagaacgaTGCAAAACAAACCTCAGGTAAAACGCAAGCAAGCGAAACATACCAAAGCACTTTAAAACATTCTGTGAACCTTCTTTTTGACTGAgtcatgttgttgtatgtttttgtttgtcaaaTAATCTGTGTGGACTTTCCTGCCTCTAAGGAATTTCTtgttggatgagaagattgataccactcatgTCACAGGTATATATGACGCTATCCGCATGAgctaattagcttagcttagcattaagacagGAAGCAGGCTAACAGCTGACCTGGCACCATCCAAAGGTGACAAAACCCACCTACTAGGACCTTTTTAAGGTCACGTTTTAACACGTTATAGCTCATTTAGTTAACATAGGTCCAGGCTTACTTATTCCTCTGTTTCAGGGAGCGTGTCTATGTTCCCACAGTTCTAAGTAATCTAACTATATAATAgagaaaagtctgtgtgtgtgtgtgtgtgtgtgtgtgtgtctgcctgtctaaagcctcttttctcctcattgGGTTAACCCTAGCCCTCtaaccctaacacacacacagacatacttttCTCTATTATATAGTTCGATTACTTACCCTGTTTCCCTgttttgtgctaagctaagctgactgactgctaacattagcttcatatttacattacagccatCATGGTGTGTACTGTATTCAGTTAGAAAGTGAGTAAGCAGTATTGGCCGATTCCTACAAAGGACACACAACTACAACTGTAGCGTGCAATTATGCATGTAATGAGACTGTTTTATTCTCGACTGTTGTAAAACTGGTCCAACCACCCTGTCTGTATTTAAAGCATATCAAATAAGTCTGAAGTAGAAATAAGCAACAAACAGAAGCAAAACCTTCTAACTAAACCAAAGCCCTGTGTTGTTTCATTGCTCTAATTTTACAACACATGCAAgtgttaaaaataaacactagaaagtgtctgtgtgtgtgtgtgtgtgtgtgtgtgtgtctcaaaaGCTCTCTGTAATTAAACTCCCCACCGCTGATCATAACTGGAACCGCTGCGCCTTCTATAATGACTGTTGTAAATGTAAGTCGTGCACACTGAGGTTAAATGAATCTGGCAATCTAGCGTTTTCTCTGCTGCCAATCCTGAAACCAACATTGTGTATTTCATAATCCTTGGAGAGCTGAAACGACTGTACATGCAACTGTGCTGATTCTGGTGAAAGAAAGGTTATTCAAGAACATGTGCCCTCTAGATAAACGCTGCCGTGACTGCTTTCATAACATAAAATGACATAACAAACATACCATGACATGGCTTAATCTCACTGTACCAATGACAAGTCATATTTTAAGGTAGAACATGATGTTTGCTGTGTTAATAGCTTTGTGTTTGATAGATAGACATGTACTTAGTATACCATACACTAGCACTCATGTCAAACATGTTCAAACAATGGAAGTCTTACTGTTGCATGTAACCCTAACCCATGACATTAACATACCATACTGGGACATGGCATCAGTTTACAGGGCAAGGCACGACATAACATGTATGACATACCTCATACCATACATGACATATCATGATGTGACACTGATATATCATGACATTACatgacataaataaatcataccATGGCATGATATAAGACGAGATGGCATTAATATGTCATGATATGACATCAGCTTGACATGACATATTCTAAAGTTAACATACCATACTGTGACCATATCATGACTCCACATAACATGACATTAATAttactactcacaaaaagttagggatattcgactttcaggtgaaatatatggaaaatgtaaaaagttaatgcgacagtgatattatatcatgaaagtagggcatttaagtagaagcatgcaatggtaatttcttcattttaaacaatttatttgaagaaaatctaacaacagtggtaggtataccacaacaaaacatgttcagtgtctcaataaattgggatgtggccaaaggacgtccactcctctcctttctgtgactcttccagtctctgtatcactgttccaacctcctgatgacactctgtgaccctctaagctcagtgaacacctccgtctgaggacttcctgtttgaagcctccagtgttgaggtgctgctgatcaactgttaggtgtcgtcttggtctcatgatgtcagaatgtgaacagcaggatgaggaggactgtttaaataccaattctaactgaagcaggaaatgtattggtggattcatggatcaaacctgttgtgaatgttgctgttaagcttcttgctagagaacagcaactggtgcagaaagtactgagacactgaacagttggacatgtgcattcaaaggtttagagaaggtcacattaagttcacctggaaaggttagaatgcattttaggttcatcctgaaatttcacctgaaagctgaatatccctaactttttgtgagtagtgtatgtaccATGCTACAT from Pempheris klunzingeri isolate RE-2024b chromosome 13, fPemKlu1.hap1, whole genome shotgun sequence encodes:
- the hhipl2 gene encoding HHIP-like protein 2 gives rise to the protein MTSTRDAALHPSGARWALLRTAAGPSSSKKTPQLPELILILSVMMLVPVQPASAHPQCLDFEPPFKPQWHLEFCSQYEQFGCCDQKTDNMIAERYWDIIDQLEVAGYELCEDMLKEIMCQECSPYAAHLYDAEDPYTPVRELPGLCFGYCSEFHGKCRHVLKYLTENQLLQDTSERDASTFCSIVGLSDQDYCYPNVLKSPDLNGNLGQVSEDPRGCLQVCLTEVANNLRNPVLMLHSSDDTHRMFIAEQVGFVWVYLRDGSRLEQPFLDMSGEVMTTPWLGDERGFLGMAFHPKYRANGRFFIYYSIQVNSKLEKVRISEMKVSDHDMNMADPYSERVILEIEEPAANHNGGQLLFGLDGYLYIFTGDGGKAGDPFGKYGNAQNKTALLGKVLRIDVDGSDSSGKQYRIPPDNPFLGNPDARPEVFAYGVRNMWRCSVDRGDKVSRYGRGRIFCGDVGQNRYEEIDIIVKGGNYGWRAKEGFECYDVKLCYNASLNDILPIFAYSHHVGKSVTGGYVYRGCESPNLNGLYIFGDFMSGRIMALEEDKATGRWKERSVCMGDTKTCSFPGLINHHHKFIISFAEDEAGELYFLATTYPSAMSPFGTVFKFMDPSRRAPPGKCKQKQLPVKVRGKKLPFVPRELTVLNTNEKPTRPPPRKFKLTTKPPVTSSWVKATRPAATVAVTAANAVQLEWKLNDRKNKARKKDKLKPWKKNKVASKLFADTGMKKKALRRKSEEKKATVIKPESDKVKSKKKKNPKSPKDKNRSVSMFPQF